One window of the Marmota flaviventris isolate mMarFla1 chromosome 2, mMarFla1.hap1, whole genome shotgun sequence genome contains the following:
- the Ankrd34c gene encoding ankyrin repeat domain-containing protein 34C: MMDDDTELRTDGNSLLKAVWLGRLRLTRLLLEGGAYINESNDKGETALMVACITKHVDQQSISKSKMVKYLLDNRADPNIQDKSGKTALIHACIRRAGGEVVSLLLENGADPSLEDRSGASALVYAINADDKDALKHLIDACKAKGKEVIIITTDKSSSGTKTTKQYLNVPPSPKVEDRQSPPLCASPSDIELKAPGLSSPPNEKEDVFFGLQTGHPSGCNTSKILNEPGSPTRKASNLPTRKVGARLPQLKRLQSEPWGLIAPSVLAASSRQDETHSASTDNEVIRNISDMSFPKRGPLSRTNSIDGKDPALFPTVPEQALKVPASSAPASWKAAYEKGQASHPRLARRGALPVDQEKGGMCPSGASALKEPASLKRLENDLYDLELQPGADSPNSISLEPGKGPLDRKKLNSSHLSLFHGSRESLDAVPTTSPSSVRRRPPHLLERRGSGTLLLDRIAHTRPGFLPPLNVNLNPPIPDIRPNSKPSSPLASGLKSMVPVAPSSPKRVDLRSKKKLLRRHSMQIEQMKQLSDFEEIMT; the protein is encoded by the coding sequence ATGATGGATGATGACACGGAGTTGAGGACTGATGGAAACTCCCTTCTGAAGGCTGTGTGGCTGGGCAGGCTGCGGCTGACCAGACTCCTCCTGGAAGGGGGAGCTTATATCAATGAGAGCAATGACAAAGGCGAAACGGCTCTCATGGTGGCATGTATCACCAAACATGTGGACCAGCAAAGTATCAGCAAGTCTAAGATGGTGAAGTACCTGTTGGACAACAGGGCAGACCCTAATATCCAGGATAAGTCTGGAAAGACTGCTCTCATCCATGCTTGCATCAGAAGAGCCGGGGGAGAAGTGGTCTCCCTACTACTGGAAAATGGAGCTGACCCCAGCCTTGAGGATCGCAGTGGGGCTTCGGCTCTGGTTTATGCAATAAATGCAGATGACAAGGATGCATTGAAACATCTCATTGATGCCTGCAAAGCCAAAGGGAAGGAAGTGATTATTATAACAACAGATAAGTCATCTTCCGGCACCAAAACTACTAAACAGTATCTTAATGTCCCTCCTTCACCCAAAGTGGAAGACCGACAGTCACCTCCACTGTGTGCGTCTCCTTCTGACATTGAACTGAAGGCTCCAGGCCTGAGCTCTCCACCAAATGAAAAAGAGGATGTCTTCTTCGGCCTCCAAACAGGACACCCAAGTGGCTGTAACACCTCTAAGATTCTCAATGAGCCTGGGTCTCCCACTAGGAAAGCCAGCAACCTTCCCACCAGGAAAGTGGGGGCCCGCTTGCCCCAACTGAAGAGGCTCCAGTCTGAACCCTGGGGCCTGATTGCACCGTCTGTGTTGGCAGCCTCCTCTCGTCAGGATGAAACCCACAGTGCCAGCACAGACAATGAGGTCATCAGGAACATCAGTGACATGTCTTTCCCTAAAAGGGGGCCCCTCTCCAGAACCAACAGCATTGATGGCAAAGACCCTGCCCTCTTCCCCACAGTCCCAGAGCAGGCTCTGAAGGTTCCGGCCTCTTCAGCCCCAGCATCCTGGAAAGCAGCCTATGAGAAGGGCCAGGCTTCCCACCCTCGTCTGGCAAGGAGAGGAGCTCTCCCTGTTGACCAAGAGAAAGGTGGCATGTGCCCATCGGGAGCCTCTGCTCTCAAAGAGCCAGCATCCCTCAAACGGCTGGAAAATGACCTCTATGACTTAGAGTTACAACCAGGGGCTGACTCACCCAACTCCATTTCCCTCGAGCCAGGCAAAGGTCCCTTAGATAGAAAGAAGCTCAACAGCTCCCACTTGTCTCTTTTCCATGGCTCTCGGGAGTCCCTGGATGCCGTGCCCACCACATCCCCCAGCTCTGTGCGTCGCAGACCCCCGCATCTTCTAGAAAGACGAGGTTCTGGAACTCTGCTGCTAGACCGCATCGCTCACACTAGGCCTGGCTTTCTTCCACCTTTAAATGTGAATCTGAACCCACCCATCCCCGATATTAGACCGAATAGCAAACCTTCTTCCCCACTGGCTAGTGGCTTAAAATCTATGGTTCCTGTTGCTCCAAGTTCACCAAAGAGAGTTGACTTGAGAAGTAAAAAGAAGCTCCTCAGAAGGCATTCTATGCAAATTGAACAGATGAAGCAGCTGTCGgactttgaagaaataatgacctAG